The DNA window GTTGTGCGAGCGCTGCGCCGGCGATCACGTCCACGAGGTAGTGGACGCCGAGCGTGATCCGTGTTGCGCCGACGAGTGCGACGATCCCAATCGCAACGGTATAGCGTCGCCGCCGCGTGCTGACGGGGAGGTACTCCGCGAGCAGGAAGTAGACGACCGTGCCGGTCATCGCGTGCCCACTCGGGAATCCCGGCCCGGTATTGACGACCGCATACTGGAACGCGGGCTGGAGGAGGGTCGGGAGCGACTCGACGGCAACCATCGGCCTGTCGGGTCGTGGGATCGGATACACTTCCTTGATCGCACGCCACGTCGAAGTGCTGGCGAGCAAGAGCCCGCCGATCACTACCGCATCCTCTCGATCGTGAAACAGATAGACGCCCGCCAGAACGAATCCGACGAACCAGAGGGCACCGAGCTGCGTGAGGAGGGCGATCACCATGGCGAGGGAATCAGGGACAAACGACTGGAACAGGTCGACTGCACCGACGTCTCGCTGCATACATTAGAACACTCACATGATTACTGTTAATATACGTTTCGTCGTAAATGGAACAATACATATCTGGGTGGACAGACTGGCTCGATAGCACGAATTCGAGCACGGACGGTGACTGTGTGGGGCTGTGACACACTCTGAGACACGAGTTGTCAGCCCTGAAAATCAGGGTTCGAGCCGATAGTCAACCGGAGTTCGTGCAGTTGCCATCCGGCGAACGCTGCGAGCGCGAGGCCTGCAAAGACCTGTGACCCAGTTCCTGGCTCGCCGATAGCCAGGTTGGCCAGTGCGAGTCCCGCACCGAACCCGAACGCGGCATCGAGTCCGGTCCCGTCCGTTCGTTCGGTCAGTATCCGCATCCCACCAACGACGGCAAGTCCGATAGCAACGCCCGCAAGCACGTCGACGAGATAATGAACCCCGAGAGCAATTCGCGAGAGCCCAATCACGGCAACGAGAACCGCTGCCAGCGCATACCGCTGGTTCGCCGTGCCGGACGAGACGATTCCCGCCAGCGTGACGTACGTGACAGTCGCAGTGACCGCGTGGCCACTGGGAAACCCGTATCCGCTGTCGACGACTGCGTACTCGAACACGAGAGCGAGCAGTGGCGACAGCGTCTCCGGATCGAGCATGGGCTGGTGAGGTCGGGGTGCCCCGACGATATCTTTGAGCACCATCCAGACGCCCGTCGCGACCAGCAACGCAGCACTCAGCCGAATCGCGCCGGGACGGTCCGAGTGCCAGTACACTACCGCGAGCAGGACGGCAACGAACAGCAACGAGCCCAGTTGCGTCAGGACAGCGATCGGAATCGCGGCAAGGTCGGGCAGCAGTTCGCCGAGCAGTTCGACCTCACCGACCCCCCGTGACATAACATGAGTACGATAGCCGACGGCAAAAACGACTGTCTAGCGCTGGAGACAGGTCATAACGTTTTCATCCCGCTTCCGGTCAGCGGCACGACGACGTCCGCATCCGGCGAGAGGACGCCGCGCTCCCGGTACGCATGCAGGGCGGCGGTTGCGACTGCACTCGTGGGCTCGACGTAGAAACCGTTGCGGTGGAGCCGATCGAGTTCGCTCTCGACATCGTCGCTGTCCAGCGCGATTGCATCGCCGTTCGTCCGCTCGATCGCTTCGAAGAGTTGCTCTTCGCGCGCTGGGGATCGGATCTGAATCCCATCCGCGAGGTCGTTCGTCTCCGGCGGCCTGTCGGAGTTCCCAAGCGCTTCGGTGAGGGCACTTTCCGGGGCGTCTTCGTCAACGTCATTATCGTCGTGCAGCTCGCTGGCGATCGGGTCGTAGCCGACCGCCTGTGCCCCGAGCAACCGGGGGATCCTGTCGGTGTAGCCAGCCTCACGCAGTGCGGTAAAGCCCCGGTACGCGCCCAGTAACACGGTCCCGTGTCCGAGCGGGACGACGAGTGCGTCCGGTACCGACCACTCCCGCTGGGCGGCGATTTCGTACGCCATCGTCGCCGTCCCGGCGTAAAAGGCCGGGTTCCAGGCGTGGCTGGCATACCAGCCGGTCCCCGTCTGCTGTGGCCCCTCGGATCGCTCCCCGTCGGCACCCTCAACTGCGTCAAGACAGGCGTCGGTGACGTCTTCGCGCGATCCCTCGACCCGAATCGGGCGCGCACCCGCTCGCTGGATCGCGACGAGTTTCGACTGTTTCACGTCCGCGGGGACGTAGATATCGGCCTCAATGTCGGCACGGGCGGCGTAGGTGGCGATCGCAGCACCGGCGTTGCCCGAGGAATCCTCGATCACCTTGTCGACGTCGAGCGCGGCAGCGCGGGACAGAGTCAGCGTTGCACCGCGATCCTTGTAGCTGCCCGAGGGGAACAGATACTCCAGTTTGAACTGGGCGTTCCAGCCGTCGGCGTCGACCAGCGGCGTAAAGCCCTCGTTTAACGTAACCAGCGGTGGTTCGGGAAGAAACTCCTGAAACGCCCATAGACCGAGATTGCGGTCGATCGACCGGGCGACTGGTGGGGTGTTTCGACCGGGAAGCGAGCGTTCGGCATAATCCAGCGGTGCGCCACAGAGACACCGCCACGGCTCCTCGGCGCTTGCGTCGTAGGTTCTGTCACAGGATCGGCAATGGAGATCAGTACTCATGTGTAGGGGAGTGCGGACCGGCGGCCGCGGATCCGCTGTCTGTGCGGTACTCACACACATCAGTGCAAAGAGCGTTTCGCCGGCAGAACCACGTTCAGTACGTGTCGATATCTGTGCCGACCGAGCAGATGTATTCGCCTGTTGCGACCTGTGGAAGGCGGCGAGTCCGCCAGAAGACCCCGTCGTTGTCCGCGGTTACCTCGGATTTTACCGTTCCGAAGACATCCGTGATCGTGAAGAGTCGATCGCCCGCCGAGACTCGATCGCCGAGATCGACGGCAAAATCGACCAGTCCACCCGACGGCGAGCCGTACTGGTCGAAGCCCGAGGCTCGGACCTGTGGATCGATATCGGCCATTCCGCTCAGGAAGTCATACTCGCGGAGGACGTTGAACAGCCCCTCGACACCGATCTCGACGCTTCGTTCGTCGAGACCGACAGCGCCGCCCAGCTCCGGGTCGATGGTCGGGATCCCCTCGTCGGGGGCGGCTCTGGCCAGCTGGCCGTCCGGCCCCTTCTGATCGAGGATGTAGCCACAACCAAAGGTTTTGGCCAGTTCGAGACATGCCGTGTGTTTTCGATGTCGCTTCCCGCACCGAACCCGCGTTTCGTTGATCATCCGACTCGTCGACCCCTGATGGAGGTCGATGACGAGATCCGATCCGACTGCGGCGTCGAACGTCGTGCTGGCGATCCGCTCGCTTGACGTGCCGTTATCGTTGCCGGGGTAGACCCGGTTCATCTTCGTGTCGTCGATCGGATTTCGATGCTCGGCGACCTGGAACGCGTGGTAGTTGACGATTCCGACAATCAGGATCTCGCCAGCGAGTTCGGCTGGCTCGACCTGCGGGACGAACCGTCGGAGGACGCCGAGACCGTTTAGCTCGTCGCCGTCGCTGACCGCCTGTACGTAGAGTCGCTTGCCGTCCGCTGCGCCGTTTATGACCGCGACCGGAAGTCCAATCTTGCTACCATCACGGGTCTCGCCGACGTGCAGTCGCCCGGTGTCTATCTCACCGGGTGCTGCGCTGGCCGTCCCCAGCGTTGTCATTACGTGTACTGCAGAACGGAATACTCTTAGTCAATTCGGTATCCGTGAGGAGAGTAGCAGTATCGAAGCGAGATCCGAGAGCAAAAGCGGCGTTCAGTTTTCTGACTCCCACTCGGCCTCGCACGCCTCCGAACAGAAGTGTCGGTGCTCGACTGTCCCGTCCTCGACCCACGTCCGGACGCGATGGGCGGGATCCTCGACGATCGGTTCGTCACAGACGACACATCGGGGGGCGTCGTCCTCGCTGACGTCCTCTTCGAGATCTGAAGTCGGATCTACCATTGTTGCCATTGAAGTAGACGACAGGTTTTAAACGTTCTATTTTTGTGCGCTACAGCTCTCGGGCCGCGTCGACGGCGTCGTCGAGCGCCGGCGCGTCGAAGAGGCCCTGACCGACATAGGCGTTCGTCCCGGCCGTGTAGATGGCACGCGCAGTCTCGATGACCTCCTCGTCGAGCGACTGGGGCTGGACGTCACAGAGCGGTCGCCAGTCGGCCACGTCGGTCTCTTTTGCCTCGGCTTTCGCGGCGTCGACCGCGTCGACCCACTCGGGCTGGGTTCGCTTGTGGTACTGCCGGATGACCTCCTTCGAGAGCTGCTGGTCCTCGTAGCTGAAGCGATTCTCGTCGAAGGTTCCAACCACATCGGCGACACGGATCTCACCGTCATAGTAGAGACACTCGATCTTGCCGTCCTCGTGGGTCATCCCCACCGAGTCGGCGCGCTCGGTGACGACGCGGTTGACATCGCGGGCGACCAATTCGAGTTCCTCGATGTCCGCGACGCCGGCGATCAGGTCCGCTTTGTCCCGATCCAGATACCGGTCGGACTCCTCGTACTTCGTCGAGAACTCGACGATGGGCTCGTCCAGATCGACAGCCTCGTCGGGCCATTCGTCGAGGGCGAGGCCGTGATCGGACGGGTCCGTCCGGCGGCGCAAGCTGGAGCCGATCGGCACACGATTGCGGAAGACGATTTCGAGCGGGACGAGGTAGTTCTCGCCCGCGGCGTCGTGGTAGGAATCGTAGTCGTACGCCCGCCCGTCGTGTGGCAGCTCCGGAACCTGCGTGAGGTCGATCGCCATCTCGGTCGGCGGCGCGTCGACATCATCGAGCGGGACGGTATCGCCGTCCTCGACGACACCGCGATAGTGAGTCGGCACGCCCTCGGCTTCGAGGCCCTCGAAGTTGTACGCGCCCATCGCACAGAGGCTGGCCCCCTTGTCCGGAATCTCGTCGGGCATCTGTCCCCAGTCGAACACCGAGTACGCGTCCGTAAAGACGAACGCACCGCGACCGAGCTCGTCGGGGGTCGCCTCGACGTCGACGCGGAACTCCTTGACGCTGGTCATACAGAAATGGGCGGATTCGCGGATTATGTAGCTGCCGGAACCGGACGGGCAGCCGACTGTAACAATATCACATTGTATACAATGTTACACGCCGACAACGTCCGGGCGGCGCCAGCAGTTCGGCACGTACCGCGACGAACCCGCACAGGTTTTAACGAGGGGAGACCCAAACTCTGGTGATGGCCGACGGCTTCGAGACCGGCGTCGACGACGATCCCGACCTCTCGTTCGAGCACACCCCGAGCAGCGACCAGTCCTTCGAGAACGCACTGGCGAAGGCACGGGATGGGACACGACTCACGGTTGATGACGCGATCGAGTTACTCACGACCGGCAGCGAGACCGAAGGGATCAATTCCCGCCGCAAAGAGCAGGTGCTCGAAGCCGCGGATCGACGCCGCTCCGAGGTGGTCGGCGAGGAGGTTACCTTCGTCGCGAACCTCAACAACAACGTCACGACGGCCTGTGACGTGGGCTGTCTGTTCTGTAACTTCAAGGACGCCGCCCAGCGCTTCGAGAGCGACCACGATGGCGCAAACGGGGGCTTCACCAAGACTCCAGCACAGTCCCGCGAAATCGTCGACGACGCGCTCGATATGGGGATCTATGAGGTCTGTTCAGTCTCGGGACTCCATCCCGCGTTCGCGCTGGACGACGAGCACCGCGAACTACTCGAATCGCTCGACGATCCCGATATCCAGTACACGCCACCCGAGGCCTACGACGTCGATCCCGGCACATACGTCGAACAGATCGACGCGATGAGCGTCGACGGCGTTCACGTCCACTCGATGACGCCCGAGGAGGCGTATCACGCGCGCCGCGGCACCGACTGGAGCTACGAGGAGGTGTACCGCCGACTCCGGGATGCGGGCCTCGATAGCGTTCCCGGCACCGCCGCGGAGATCCTCGTCCCCGAGGTCCGCGAGGCGATCTGTCCTGGCAAGATCGGCACCGAGGAGTGGCTGACCGCGATGGAGGCCGCCGCGAACGTCGGTCTCGACATCACCGCGACGATCATGTACGGCCACGTCGAGAACGAAGCCCATCGCGCAATTCACCTCCAGCGC is part of the Natranaeroarchaeum aerophilus genome and encodes:
- a CDS encoding phosphatase PAP2 family protein; translated protein: MQRDVGAVDLFQSFVPDSLAMVIALLTQLGALWFVGFVLAGVYLFHDREDAVVIGGLLLASTSTWRAIKEVYPIPRPDRPMVAVESLPTLLQPAFQYAVVNTGPGFPSGHAMTGTVVYFLLAEYLPVSTRRRRYTVAIGIVALVGATRITLGVHYLVDVIAGAALAQLLIVAAGRLLARYPDRRALIAIVIGVCLAVVNLCANLLVNPVNPKDVIVVTAALTVLGWWIVVVRNRWTLPAIRSRRVSPTALKATFGSVIAAQVVLGLLAFNVPAIVLG
- a CDS encoding phosphatase PAP2 family protein is translated as MSRGVGEVELLGELLPDLAAIPIAVLTQLGSLLFVAVLLAVVYWHSDRPGAIRLSAALLVATGVWMVLKDIVGAPRPHQPMLDPETLSPLLALVFEYAVVDSGYGFPSGHAVTATVTYVTLAGIVSSGTANQRYALAAVLVAVIGLSRIALGVHYLVDVLAGVAIGLAVVGGMRILTERTDGTGLDAAFGFGAGLALANLAIGEPGTGSQVFAGLALAAFAGWQLHELRLTIGSNPDFQG
- a CDS encoding pyridoxal-phosphate dependent enzyme, which translates into the protein MSTDLHCRSCDRTYDASAEEPWRCLCGAPLDYAERSLPGRNTPPVARSIDRNLGLWAFQEFLPEPPLVTLNEGFTPLVDADGWNAQFKLEYLFPSGSYKDRGATLTLSRAAALDVDKVIEDSSGNAGAAIATYAARADIEADIYVPADVKQSKLVAIQRAGARPIRVEGSREDVTDACLDAVEGADGERSEGPQQTGTGWYASHAWNPAFYAGTATMAYEIAAQREWSVPDALVVPLGHGTVLLGAYRGFTALREAGYTDRIPRLLGAQAVGYDPIASELHDDNDVDEDAPESALTEALGNSDRPPETNDLADGIQIRSPAREEQLFEAIERTNGDAIALDSDDVESELDRLHRNGFYVEPTSAVATAALHAYRERGVLSPDADVVVPLTGSGMKTL
- a CDS encoding succinylglutamate desuccinylase/aspartoacylase family protein, which translates into the protein MTTLGTASAAPGEIDTGRLHVGETRDGSKIGLPVAVINGAADGKRLYVQAVSDGDELNGLGVLRRFVPQVEPAELAGEILIVGIVNYHAFQVAEHRNPIDDTKMNRVYPGNDNGTSSERIASTTFDAAVGSDLVIDLHQGSTSRMINETRVRCGKRHRKHTACLELAKTFGCGYILDQKGPDGQLARAAPDEGIPTIDPELGGAVGLDERSVEIGVEGLFNVLREYDFLSGMADIDPQVRASGFDQYGSPSGGLVDFAVDLGDRVSAGDRLFTITDVFGTVKSEVTADNDGVFWRTRRLPQVATGEYICSVGTDIDTY
- a CDS encoding DUF7576 family protein, whose amino-acid sequence is MVDPTSDLEEDVSEDDAPRCVVCDEPIVEDPAHRVRTWVEDGTVEHRHFCSEACEAEWESEN
- a CDS encoding phosphoribosylaminoimidazolesuccinocarboxamide synthase; amino-acid sequence: MTSVKEFRVDVEATPDELGRGAFVFTDAYSVFDWGQMPDEIPDKGASLCAMGAYNFEGLEAEGVPTHYRGVVEDGDTVPLDDVDAPPTEMAIDLTQVPELPHDGRAYDYDSYHDAAGENYLVPLEIVFRNRVPIGSSLRRRTDPSDHGLALDEWPDEAVDLDEPIVEFSTKYEESDRYLDRDKADLIAGVADIEELELVARDVNRVVTERADSVGMTHEDGKIECLYYDGEIRVADVVGTFDENRFSYEDQQLSKEVIRQYHKRTQPEWVDAVDAAKAEAKETDVADWRPLCDVQPQSLDEEVIETARAIYTAGTNAYVGQGLFDAPALDDAVDAAREL
- the cofH gene encoding 7,8-didemethyl-8-hydroxy-5-deazariboflavin synthase subunit CofH, whose amino-acid sequence is MADGFETGVDDDPDLSFEHTPSSDQSFENALAKARDGTRLTVDDAIELLTTGSETEGINSRRKEQVLEAADRRRSEVVGEEVTFVANLNNNVTTACDVGCLFCNFKDAAQRFESDHDGANGGFTKTPAQSREIVDDALDMGIYEVCSVSGLHPAFALDDEHRELLESLDDPDIQYTPPEAYDVDPGTYVEQIDAMSVDGVHVHSMTPEEAYHARRGTDWSYEEVYRRLRDAGLDSVPGTAAEILVPEVREAICPGKIGTEEWLTAMEAAANVGLDITATIMYGHVENEAHRAIHLQRVRELQDRTGAITEFVPLSFIHPETPLYRQGLVDGGASDDEDELMIAVSRLFLDNVEHLQSSWVKYGDEQGLKMLTCGADDFMGTILSEEITKRAGGDYGEIRTFDQYAELIESIGRVPVERSTDYRKRRKLDAGDAPLGPLLGPRADGTPLLDRANNTPPAADD